One Deltaproteobacteria bacterium genomic window carries:
- a CDS encoding AMP-binding protein produces the protein MTAPENPTILDAFEQSVRTNARKTALIYLGATYTYERLGHYVRRFAGGLQDLGVRQGHKVILYAPNSIQWVVAWLGILRAGAVAVPITPIYTPYDLDYIANDTGAFAIVCTDRNFGYVKQIKPDSNIEQIVITRVVDLLPWYKKAVGWLFDRAPSGNVVSGRDTHSFLNIVKKGGSGASLPDVKPEDTAEILYTGGTTKYPKGVPITHDAFMQASLEQLAVCEGLFKKEDNVIMCAAPLFHILGQACGLGTLLVGGTLIVAPKVNIDGILDAIQRSGAKTFIGVPALYRMILEHDRLDQYDLTSLEYCFSAGDVLPAEVGKRWRSTLDRQVYQGYGATETVGGVAMCPTGVENPSGAMGLPLPSKKILIVDAVSLDRVTPGDPGELLVSSDKMVSSYWNKPEETQSSFVRIGERNWYRTGDIVRQDENGYLYFVDRTVDTIKHKGYRVSASEIEAVLQEHPAVISSCVVGIPDEKLGERIKAFVVLKKDIKGITGYDLMKWTRQRLPSYKVPQYIEFRDMLPKSKVGKLLRREIRSEEQKRLTV, from the coding sequence ATGACAGCGCCGGAAAATCCGACCATCCTCGACGCATTTGAACAGTCCGTCCGGACGAACGCCCGGAAAACCGCCCTCATCTATCTCGGCGCCACATACACGTACGAGCGGCTGGGTCATTACGTCCGGAGATTTGCCGGCGGACTGCAGGACCTTGGAGTGCGCCAAGGTCATAAGGTGATCCTGTACGCGCCCAATTCCATCCAGTGGGTAGTGGCCTGGCTCGGCATCTTGAGGGCAGGAGCCGTTGCCGTTCCCATCACCCCCATTTACACGCCGTACGATCTCGACTACATCGCCAATGACACCGGCGCCTTCGCCATTGTGTGCACGGATCGGAACTTCGGATACGTGAAACAGATCAAGCCTGACTCGAACATCGAGCAGATCGTGATCACCCGAGTGGTGGACTTGCTCCCGTGGTACAAGAAGGCCGTGGGATGGCTGTTTGACAGGGCGCCTTCCGGAAACGTCGTTTCCGGTCGGGACACCCACTCGTTTCTGAACATCGTCAAGAAAGGCGGATCCGGCGCATCGCTTCCGGACGTGAAGCCGGAAGACACGGCCGAAATTCTGTACACCGGCGGCACCACGAAATACCCCAAGGGAGTGCCGATCACCCACGACGCGTTCATGCAGGCATCTCTCGAACAACTGGCCGTTTGTGAGGGACTGTTCAAAAAAGAAGACAACGTTATCATGTGCGCCGCCCCCCTCTTTCATATACTGGGCCAGGCATGCGGCCTGGGAACGCTACTCGTGGGCGGAACGCTCATCGTGGCTCCGAAGGTCAACATAGACGGCATCCTCGACGCCATACAACGTTCCGGCGCCAAAACGTTCATCGGAGTACCCGCGCTGTACCGCATGATCCTCGAGCATGATCGCTTGGACCAGTATGATCTGACCTCCCTCGAATACTGCTTCAGCGCAGGAGACGTGCTTCCCGCCGAAGTGGGAAAACGATGGCGGTCCACCCTCGACCGGCAGGTCTATCAGGGCTACGGGGCCACCGAAACCGTCGGAGGCGTGGCCATGTGCCCGACCGGAGTCGAAAACCCCTCGGGAGCCATGGGCCTGCCCCTTCCAAGCAAGAAAATCCTCATCGTGGATGCTGTGAGCCTCGATCGCGTGACTCCGGGCGACCCTGGGGAACTTCTGGTATCCTCGGACAAGATGGTGAGTTCCTACTGGAATAAGCCCGAGGAAACCCAATCGTCCTTCGTCCGTATCGGCGAACGCAATTGGTACCGTACGGGTGACATCGTCCGGCAGGATGAAAACGGATATCTGTACTTCGTGGATCGCACGGTGGACACCATCAAGCACAAAGGATATCGGGTAAGCGCCAGCGAAATCGAAGCGGTGCTCCAGGAGCATCCGGCCGTGATCAGCTCGTGTGTGGTGGGCATACCGGACGAAAAGCTCGGCGAACGCATAAAAGCGTTTGTGGTTTTGAAAAAAGACATAAAAGGAATAACGGGTTACGACCTTATGAAATGGACCCGGCAACGACTACCTTCCTACAAAGTACCTCAATACATCGAGTTCAGGGACATGCTTCCCAAGTCCAAAGTAGGAAAACTGCTCCGGCGCGAGATCCGCAGCGAAGAACAGAAGCGCCTGACCGTGTAA
- a CDS encoding DNA-3-methyladenine glycosylase I, with amino-acid sequence MIRRCAWADTDPLYIEYHDKEWGTPRHEDRKLFEMLILEGAQAGLSWLTILRKRENYRNAFDHWIVEDIARYDTEKIESLLANPGIIRNRRKITSAIRNARAFLEVQESFGSFDRYIWQFVQGTPIQNAWDRPDQIPASTDESSAMSRDLKKRGFTFVGPTICYAFMQAVGMVNDHVTDCFRYRRLREQAGSPQEKT; translated from the coding sequence ATGATCAGACGATGCGCCTGGGCCGACACGGATCCGCTGTATATCGAATACCACGACAAGGAATGGGGGACGCCCCGGCACGAGGATCGAAAGCTCTTCGAAATGCTTATACTGGAAGGCGCCCAGGCAGGATTGAGTTGGTTGACGATTTTAAGGAAACGGGAAAACTATCGCAATGCGTTCGACCACTGGATCGTGGAAGATATTGCCCGATACGACACAGAGAAAATCGAATCGCTTCTTGCCAATCCGGGAATCATCCGAAACCGGAGAAAAATAACGTCGGCGATTCGGAACGCCCGGGCCTTTCTCGAGGTTCAGGAGAGCTTTGGAAGTTTCGACCGGTACATCTGGCAATTCGTTCAGGGAACCCCCATCCAGAACGCCTGGGACCGCCCGGATCAGATCCCCGCAAGCACCGACGAATCCTCGGCTATGAGCCGGGACCTCAAAAAACGAGGATTTACCTTCGTAGGCCCCACCATCTGTTATGCGTTCATGCAGGCCGTGGGCATGGTGAACGATCATGTGACGGACTGTTTCCGGTACCGCCGGTTGAGAGAACAGGCCGGATCTCCCCAAGAAAAGACTTGA
- a CDS encoding amidohydrolase, with product MDGNCTRRDFLKLAAVTTAYSLSGGGMIAHARLEKNNVADRVITNARVATMDPRNPSASAIAIKDGLFLAVGSDDEAMAHRGIGTEVIDAGRGTVIPGLNDSHTHVIRGGLNYNLELRWDGVPSLADALRMLREQAKRTPPPQWVRVIGGWSEFQFAEQRMPTLQEINTAAPDTPVFVLLLYARALLNQAALRALGFTKDTPNPPGGLIERDGKGIPTGMLIAEPNAFILYSTIAKAPRLSYEDQLNSSRQFMRELNRLGVTSVIDAGGGGQNYPEDYRVIEDLAKSGHLTLRFAYNLFAQKPSNELQDFARWIKMTGPGRGNDFLRMNGGGENLVWSAADFENFLEPRPDLSPVMENELKAVVGLLAENRWPFRIHATYNESISRFLRIFEEVNKEVPFNGMRWFIDHAETITSQNIERVRALGGGIAIQHRMAFQGEYFIGRYGAQAAEHTPPVKRMLEMGVPVGGGTDATRVASYNPWVSLYWLVAGRTVGGTPLYPELNRLSRTEALRLWTAGSSWFSGEEGKKGMIAPGKFADLAILSDDYFSVEEERIKRIESVLTIVDGKIVYATGDFGRLAPPLLSVSPDWSPVNEYGGYHRSAAPLSSSVSSCSCAHPHEGHGYPLVLGSSGELWRMGCDCFVL from the coding sequence ATGGATGGCAACTGCACAAGGAGAGATTTTCTGAAGCTGGCGGCGGTGACAACGGCCTATTCGTTGAGTGGTGGAGGCATGATCGCTCATGCAAGGTTGGAGAAGAACAACGTTGCCGACCGGGTGATTACGAATGCACGCGTCGCGACGATGGACCCAAGAAACCCATCAGCATCTGCGATAGCAATAAAAGACGGCCTCTTTCTGGCTGTGGGTTCCGATGACGAGGCGATGGCGCACAGGGGAATCGGAACAGAGGTGATCGATGCCGGCCGGGGGACCGTCATCCCCGGCCTTAATGACTCACATACCCATGTCATCCGTGGGGGTCTGAACTACAATTTGGAGCTGAGGTGGGATGGCGTTCCTTCCCTCGCCGATGCGTTGCGGATGCTCCGAGAGCAGGCGAAACGCACCCCACCTCCTCAGTGGGTGCGCGTTATCGGTGGGTGGTCGGAATTCCAGTTCGCCGAACAGCGGATGCCTACGCTCCAAGAGATCAATACCGCTGCGCCTGACACTCCCGTATTTGTGCTGCTGCTTTATGCCCGTGCACTACTCAATCAAGCGGCTCTCCGAGCCCTCGGTTTTACTAAAGATACGCCGAATCCTCCGGGCGGCCTCATCGAGCGTGACGGGAAGGGTATCCCCACGGGCATGCTGATTGCCGAGCCCAACGCGTTTATTCTCTATTCGACGATCGCAAAAGCGCCGCGACTTTCCTATGAAGACCAGCTCAACTCGAGCCGTCAGTTTATGCGCGAGTTAAACCGGCTCGGCGTGACGAGTGTTATCGATGCAGGCGGAGGGGGACAGAATTACCCAGAGGATTACAGGGTGATCGAAGATCTCGCAAAGAGCGGCCACCTCACCCTGCGGTTTGCTTATAACCTCTTTGCACAGAAGCCCTCGAACGAGCTGCAAGACTTTGCCCGATGGATCAAAATGACGGGCCCTGGAAGGGGGAACGATTTCCTGCGCATGAACGGGGGCGGCGAAAACCTCGTCTGGTCCGCGGCGGACTTCGAGAACTTCCTTGAGCCTCGCCCCGACCTCTCCCCTGTCATGGAAAACGAATTGAAAGCCGTGGTCGGGTTGCTCGCTGAAAATCGGTGGCCCTTCCGCATCCACGCAACGTACAACGAATCCATTTCACGCTTTCTGCGGATCTTCGAAGAGGTCAACAAGGAAGTTCCTTTCAACGGTATGCGCTGGTTCATCGACCACGCAGAAACGATTACCTCCCAGAACATCGAGCGCGTGCGCGCATTGGGCGGCGGCATCGCCATTCAGCACCGTATGGCGTTTCAGGGAGAATATTTTATCGGGCGTTACGGCGCACAAGCCGCCGAGCATACGCCCCCCGTTAAGAGGATGCTCGAAATGGGAGTGCCTGTCGGCGGCGGTACCGACGCCACCCGCGTTGCCAGTTACAACCCGTGGGTAAGCCTCTATTGGCTTGTTGCAGGCAGGACGGTCGGCGGAACGCCGCTCTATCCCGAACTAAATCGTCTCAGCCGAACGGAGGCGCTGAGGCTCTGGACCGCAGGCAGTAGCTGGTTCTCAGGCGAGGAAGGGAAGAAAGGGATGATCGCGCCGGGAAAGTTCGCCGACCTGGCGATTCTCTCTGACGACTACTTCTCGGTGGAGGAAGAACGAATAAAGCGCATTGAATCCGTTTTAACCATCGTCGATGGCAAAATCGTCTACGCGACGGGTGATTTTGGCCGCTTGGCTCCGCCGCTTCTTTCTGTAAGCCCTGATTGGTCCCCGGTTAACGAGTATGGCGGGTATCACCGCTCTGCCGCTCCTCTTTCATCGAGCGTTTCATCTTGTTCTTGCGCTCACCCACACGAGGGTCATGGCTATCCACTCGTGCTCGGTTCATCCGGAGAATTATGGAGAATGGGCTGTGATTGCTTCGTATTGTGA
- a CDS encoding hydrolase — protein MPLLDPADTVLLLLDHQTGLFQTVKDISVAELRTNTVILMKAAKLMKVPVITTASVPDGPNGPLMEEIRQYAPDAIYVPRKGEISAWDNEDFIKTVRNTGRKTLIIAGVWTSVCVAFPALQAKADGYEVYAVMDASGDPSEMASRTTLARLTQAGVIPVSTNVVFCELQRTWNRPDAADFAELYAAYAPNYRAVMESFGKAQAALKGEKK, from the coding sequence ATGCCCCTGCTCGACCCCGCGGATACCGTGCTGCTCTTGCTCGATCACCAGACCGGCCTGTTTCAGACCGTCAAGGACATCAGCGTGGCGGAATTGCGAACCAACACCGTAATCCTGATGAAAGCGGCCAAGCTCATGAAGGTCCCTGTTATCACGACCGCATCCGTACCGGATGGGCCGAATGGTCCCTTAATGGAGGAGATCCGGCAATACGCACCCGATGCGATCTACGTGCCGCGCAAAGGCGAAATCAGCGCCTGGGACAACGAAGATTTCATAAAAACCGTACGCAACACCGGCAGGAAAACACTGATCATTGCCGGCGTGTGGACCAGCGTTTGCGTTGCCTTCCCGGCTCTTCAGGCGAAGGCGGATGGCTATGAGGTTTACGCGGTGATGGATGCTTCCGGCGACCCGAGTGAGATGGCATCCAGAACAACGCTGGCGCGTCTGACCCAGGCCGGGGTTATCCCGGTCAGTACAAACGTGGTGTTTTGTGAACTGCAACGCACTTGGAATCGGCCTGACGCTGCGGATTTTGCCGAACTGTATGCCGCCTATGCTCCGAACTACCGGGCCGTGATGGAGAGCTTCGGAAAAGCGCAAGCAGCCCTCAAGGGAGAGAAGAAGTAG
- a CDS encoding MATE family efflux transporter, with protein MLKRWDSPNGYRDVFAISLPMVASMGSLTLMHFTDRVFLANYSVDTIAASMPAGIASFALVSFFLGVAGYTNTFVAQYTGSGAYNRLGAALWQAVYFSLASGVLLGIAAALAGPLFDLVGHPPEVRKLEIVYFQILTLGSIFLLLEWTLACFYSGRGLTRTVMAVNAVGAALNIPLDYALINGVWGFPEMGIAGAGIATVAGQALMFLLYVRLIFTQKHDAAFGVWRNRSFDGKLFLRLMKFGIPKGIQFFMDVFAFTFFVFMIGRLGTVELAATNIVFAINTLAFMPMIGFSIGVSTLVGQAIGARKPEAGEEAATSTIHITTAYMAFVALLFLLIPETLLRPFVSGGRDQAEMSTLVRLGVALLRFVALYCVLDAMNLVYAGALQGAGDTRFVMEASAVLSLGVMIIPVFICIRFLDAGLYAAWAFATAYAFALALIFWWRYRQGQWKQMRVIE; from the coding sequence ATGTTGAAACGCTGGGATTCGCCCAACGGGTACAGAGATGTGTTTGCCATCAGCCTGCCTATGGTGGCCAGCATGGGCTCCCTGACGCTTATGCATTTCACGGATCGGGTGTTCCTCGCCAACTACTCGGTGGACACCATCGCGGCTTCCATGCCGGCGGGCATCGCCTCCTTCGCGCTCGTCTCTTTTTTTCTAGGGGTCGCCGGCTATACCAATACGTTCGTCGCTCAGTACACGGGCTCGGGCGCCTACAACCGGTTGGGAGCGGCGCTTTGGCAGGCCGTCTATTTCTCGCTGGCTTCCGGCGTTTTGCTTGGGATTGCGGCCGCTCTAGCCGGCCCGCTGTTTGATCTGGTTGGACATCCTCCCGAGGTCAGGAAGCTGGAAATCGTTTATTTTCAGATCCTTACTTTGGGTTCCATCTTCCTGTTGTTGGAATGGACCCTCGCCTGCTTCTACTCGGGGCGCGGACTCACGCGCACGGTCATGGCCGTGAACGCCGTGGGCGCGGCCCTCAATATTCCATTGGACTATGCGCTGATCAACGGTGTCTGGGGATTTCCGGAAATGGGTATTGCCGGAGCGGGCATCGCCACCGTAGCGGGCCAGGCTTTGATGTTCCTTTTGTACGTGCGTCTGATTTTTACACAAAAACACGACGCCGCCTTCGGCGTTTGGCGAAACCGCTCGTTCGACGGAAAGCTGTTTTTGCGATTGATGAAATTCGGAATCCCCAAAGGGATCCAGTTCTTTATGGACGTATTCGCATTCACGTTCTTTGTGTTCATGATCGGTCGCCTCGGCACCGTGGAACTGGCGGCCACCAATATTGTTTTCGCCATCAATACGCTGGCCTTCATGCCCATGATCGGCTTTTCCATCGGCGTCAGTACACTTGTGGGACAGGCCATCGGCGCCCGTAAGCCCGAGGCGGGTGAAGAAGCCGCCACGAGCACGATCCATATCACGACGGCGTACATGGCGTTTGTCGCCCTGTTGTTTCTGCTTATTCCGGAAACACTGCTGCGCCCCTTTGTGAGCGGAGGCCGGGATCAGGCCGAAATGTCGACCTTGGTCCGCCTGGGCGTGGCGCTCTTGCGGTTTGTGGCCTTGTATTGCGTGCTGGACGCCATGAATCTGGTGTACGCCGGCGCGCTGCAGGGGGCCGGAGACACCCGCTTCGTCATGGAGGCCTCGGCGGTATTGTCCCTGGGGGTCATGATCATCCCGGTGTTCATCTGCATACGCTTTCTCGATGCCGGCCTCTATGCGGCCTGGGCGTTCGCTACGGCTTATGCATTCGCCCTGGCCCTGATATTCTGGTGGCGCTACAGACAAGGCCAATGGAAACAGATGAGGGTCATCGAATGA
- a CDS encoding aminotransferase class I/II-fold pyridoxal phosphate-dependent enzyme, with protein sequence MEEFRRMKRLPPYVFATVNQLKMQMRRAGEDIIDLGMGNPDIPTPEHIVAKLIEASQKGANHRYSASRGITGLRKAICNWYKRKYDVDLDPETEAIATIGAKEGLSHLVLAIITPGDVVFAPNPTYPIHPYSVIIAGGDLRSIPIGGGRDFFDDLLTATKTTWPAPKMLIISFPHNPTTEIVDLTFFERIVEFAREHNILVIHDFAYADLVFDGYKAPSFLQVPGAKDLGVELFSMSKSYSMPGWRMGFAVGNVEMIKALTRLKSYLDYGVFQPIQIASVIGLDGPDDCVKEIVDIYRERRDALVGGLNRIGWEVESPKATMFVWAKIPDEFLHMGSVEFSLMLMREAKVAVSPGRGFGEYGDDHVRFALVENVQRTNQAIRGLRKVFSK encoded by the coding sequence ATGGAAGAATTCAGGCGAATGAAACGCCTCCCACCGTATGTATTTGCTACGGTCAACCAACTCAAAATGCAGATGAGGCGGGCAGGCGAAGATATTATAGACCTTGGTATGGGGAACCCGGACATTCCCACTCCGGAGCACATTGTGGCAAAGCTCATCGAAGCCTCCCAGAAAGGAGCCAACCACCGGTATTCCGCATCGAGAGGTATTACCGGTCTGCGAAAGGCCATCTGCAACTGGTACAAGCGCAAGTACGACGTGGACCTGGATCCCGAAACCGAGGCGATTGCCACCATCGGGGCCAAGGAAGGCCTGTCGCACCTCGTTCTGGCCATTATCACCCCGGGTGATGTGGTCTTCGCTCCCAATCCCACGTATCCGATCCACCCGTACTCGGTGATCATTGCCGGAGGCGATCTGCGGAGCATCCCCATCGGGGGAGGACGGGACTTTTTCGACGATCTGCTCACAGCCACCAAAACCACCTGGCCGGCTCCAAAAATGCTGATCATCTCGTTTCCGCACAATCCGACCACGGAAATCGTTGACCTGACTTTCTTTGAACGGATCGTGGAGTTCGCCAGGGAACACAACATTCTGGTGATCCATGACTTCGCGTACGCGGATCTCGTGTTCGACGGATACAAGGCTCCGAGTTTCCTACAGGTTCCGGGGGCCAAGGATCTGGGCGTGGAGCTGTTTTCCATGTCCAAAAGCTACAGCATGCCCGGCTGGCGAATGGGATTCGCCGTGGGCAATGTGGAGATGATCAAGGCCCTGACTCGACTGAAAAGCTATCTGGATTACGGCGTTTTCCAGCCCATTCAGATCGCTTCCGTCATCGGCTTGGACGGACCGGACGACTGCGTCAAGGAGATTGTCGACATTTATCGGGAGCGCAGAGACGCTTTGGTCGGCGGTCTCAACCGCATTGGATGGGAAGTGGAATCGCCCAAAGCCACCATGTTTGTCTGGGCGAAGATTCCGGACGAGTTCCTGCATATGGGCTCGGTGGAATTTTCCCTGATGCTGATGCGGGAAGCCAAAGTGGCCGTATCTCCCGGCCGCGGATTCGGCGAATATGGTGACGATCACGTGCGTTTCGCACTGGTCGAAAACGTGCAGCGAACCAATCAGGCCATTCGGGGATTGCGTAAGGTATTCAGCAAATGA
- a CDS encoding homoserine dehydrogenase: MNNTRRDINVGLIGLGTVGAGVARILLEQGDRIRNRLGVNLNLKAIADLDVSRDRGLNLPPGLLSGDVSRILDDPEIDVVVELIGGKDAAKRFILKALENGKHVVTANKALLAEDGKPLFEASTRYGKDLLFEASVAGGIPIIRTLKEGLAANRILQIQGILNGTCNYILTKMTEEGSDFETVLAEAQNLGYAEADPTFDVDGHDTAHKVAILTALSFGVDVDFSRLYVEGIRHITPLDIQLAGEFGYRVKLLGMCRCDGGDIEARVHPTMIPEKHMLATVNLAYNALLVVGDAVGNIMLYGAGAGEMPTASAVVADIIELARNIPHNVSGRVPSLAFEQSYLKERPIKPMDDVESRYYFRFSALDRPGVLSKISGILGNRLISIASVIQKARRYRGAVPIVMLTHRALERNVQAALAEIDRLEEVRNKTMMIRVEDEDETVEPEPQ; encoded by the coding sequence ATGAACAACACCCGCCGTGACATCAACGTTGGTCTTATCGGGCTGGGGACCGTGGGCGCCGGCGTAGCTCGCATTCTGCTCGAGCAAGGCGATCGGATACGAAATCGGCTGGGCGTGAACCTGAACCTCAAGGCCATAGCGGATTTGGACGTCAGCCGTGACCGGGGACTGAACCTTCCCCCCGGCCTATTATCCGGGGATGTATCGAGGATTCTGGACGATCCGGAAATTGACGTGGTCGTAGAACTCATCGGCGGCAAAGACGCAGCCAAGCGTTTTATATTGAAAGCCCTCGAGAACGGAAAACACGTGGTCACGGCCAACAAAGCCCTTCTGGCGGAAGACGGAAAACCCCTGTTCGAGGCGTCGACCCGGTACGGCAAGGACCTCCTGTTCGAAGCCAGCGTGGCCGGAGGCATTCCCATCATCCGAACTCTGAAGGAAGGCCTGGCCGCCAACCGGATCCTCCAGATTCAGGGCATCCTCAACGGTACGTGCAACTACATCCTGACCAAGATGACCGAAGAGGGCAGCGACTTCGAAACCGTTCTGGCGGAAGCTCAGAACCTGGGTTACGCGGAAGCGGATCCCACCTTCGACGTGGACGGACATGACACTGCGCACAAAGTAGCCATACTGACGGCGTTGTCCTTCGGCGTGGACGTGGATTTCAGCCGGTTATACGTGGAAGGCATCCGCCACATCACGCCACTGGACATTCAGCTTGCCGGGGAATTCGGATACCGCGTTAAATTACTGGGTATGTGCCGGTGTGATGGGGGCGATATCGAGGCGCGGGTTCATCCCACCATGATTCCCGAAAAGCACATGCTGGCCACTGTGAATCTGGCCTACAACGCGCTGCTCGTGGTGGGGGACGCCGTAGGAAATATCATGTTGTACGGCGCGGGGGCAGGCGAGATGCCCACGGCCAGCGCCGTGGTGGCGGACATCATCGAACTGGCCCGAAACATCCCCCATAATGTCAGCGGCCGGGTTCCGAGCCTGGCTTTCGAGCAGAGTTATCTGAAAGAGCGGCCGATTAAACCCATGGACGACGTAGAAAGCCGGTACTATTTCCGTTTTTCCGCCCTGGACCGCCCCGGTGTGCTGTCCAAGATTTCAGGCATCCTCGGAAACCGTCTGATCAGCATAGCGTCCGTGATTCAGAAGGCCCGGCGTTACAGGGGCGCGGTCCCTATTGTCATGCTGACCCACCGGGCCCTCGAGCGAAACGTTCAAGCCGCGTTGGCTGAAATCGATCGGCTCGAGGAGGTCCGGAACAAGACCATGATGATCCGCGTTGAAGATGAAGACGAAACCGTGGAGCCGGAACCACAATGA
- a CDS encoding cofactor-independent phosphoglycerate mutase, which translates to MSRHKTVILVGDGMGDYPLEELSGRTPLQAAHTPNMDAIARRGRLGLVRTIPQGMEAGSDVANLSIMGYDPRKYHTGRAPLEAASMGIELAPDEVAFRCNLVTLDFRQGAVYMEDYSAGHIESASARPLIEALDKELGNGELAFYPGVSYRHLMVWKGGPENAPSFPPHDLLGQEVSTLLTDERMPVLNELIRRSWGIIESTPRTGNGLKANSIWLWGSGKAPNMPGLFERFGIRGGVISAVDLLKGIGVYAGMESIEVPGATGYLDTNYEGKAQYALDRLKDLDLVYLHVEAPDEAAHSGSIENKIRAIEDFDRRVVGPVIKGLRQFGRYRVLLITDHNTPISVRTHTSEPVPFAVLDSSDLLEENPDRSFDETAAARTGDVVEAAHELMGQVARP; encoded by the coding sequence ATGAGCCGGCATAAAACCGTTATTCTGGTGGGCGACGGCATGGGAGACTATCCCTTGGAGGAGCTTTCCGGCCGTACCCCGCTGCAGGCGGCGCACACGCCGAATATGGACGCCATCGCCCGCCGTGGCCGCCTCGGACTGGTGCGCACCATTCCCCAGGGCATGGAAGCGGGCAGCGATGTGGCCAATCTGAGCATTATGGGGTACGACCCTAGGAAATACCACACCGGACGGGCTCCCCTGGAAGCCGCCAGCATGGGCATCGAGTTGGCGCCGGACGAAGTGGCGTTTCGTTGCAATCTGGTCACCCTCGATTTCCGGCAAGGCGCCGTCTATATGGAGGACTATTCCGCCGGCCATATCGAATCCGCGTCAGCCCGCCCGTTGATCGAAGCACTGGATAAAGAACTGGGAAACGGCGAGTTGGCTTTCTATCCCGGTGTCAGCTACAGGCATCTGATGGTGTGGAAAGGCGGCCCTGAAAACGCCCCGAGTTTTCCTCCCCACGACCTCCTCGGTCAGGAGGTGAGTACACTGCTGACCGACGAAAGGATGCCGGTCCTGAACGAGCTCATCCGGCGATCCTGGGGGATCATCGAATCGACCCCCCGCACGGGAAACGGCCTCAAGGCCAACTCGATCTGGCTTTGGGGATCCGGCAAGGCGCCCAACATGCCGGGCCTTTTCGAACGCTTCGGCATCAGAGGCGGGGTGATTTCGGCCGTGGATCTATTGAAAGGCATCGGAGTATATGCGGGCATGGAGAGCATCGAGGTGCCGGGGGCCACGGGGTACCTCGACACCAATTACGAGGGAAAGGCTCAATATGCGCTGGATCGTTTAAAGGACCTGGATCTGGTGTATCTGCACGTCGAGGCCCCGGACGAGGCGGCCCATTCCGGCTCCATCGAGAACAAGATCCGCGCCATAGAAGACTTTGACCGGCGGGTTGTGGGCCCTGTGATCAAGGGTCTACGGCAATTCGGGCGCTACAGGGTCCTCTTGATCACGGATCACAATACGCCCATTTCCGTGCGGACCCACACGAGCGAGCCGGTACCCTTCGCCGTGCTGGACAGCTCGGATTTGCTCGAGGAAAACCCGGACAGATCCTTTGACGAGACGGCCGCCGCACGCACGGGAGACGTTGTGGAAGCCGCCCACGAACTGATGGGACAGGTGGCGCGGCCGTGA
- a CDS encoding acyl-CoA thioesterase — protein MKFAYYGQYMRWFEIGRAEYMRARGLSYAEVERRGTFLPVHEAYCKYRRPIRYDDLISIEAWPDNLRKVSAQFNYRLLDAKERVLATGYTVHVCMDRDGRMVRMPDFLAEALSAGASEL, from the coding sequence ATGAAATTCGCTTATTACGGCCAGTACATGCGCTGGTTCGAAATCGGTCGGGCCGAATACATGCGCGCCCGGGGTCTGTCCTACGCCGAAGTGGAACGTCGAGGCACCTTTCTGCCGGTGCATGAAGCCTACTGCAAATACCGCAGACCCATCCGTTACGACGATCTCATTTCCATCGAAGCGTGGCCGGACAACCTCCGCAAAGTGAGCGCCCAGTTCAACTACCGGCTGTTGGATGCAAAAGAACGGGTCCTGGCCACGGGTTATACCGTGCACGTATGTATGGACCGCGACGGACGGATGGTGCGCATGCCGGACTTTCTTGCCGAAGCCCTGTCCGCCGGCGCGTCTGAACTTTAG